Proteins co-encoded in one Flavobacterium sp. M31R6 genomic window:
- a CDS encoding trehalose synthase: MVDKINEAEYQNPFVFHTDWEDALEDENFNKIFASDILENYIINKRWYGGKASTLKYIEIVHSFKIASNDNTYYGVLLEVNFKEAFYQHYFMPLAFMSEEDLDTNTVIAPVIMNEQEGYLVDALHQEDFRKLLFDKIIHSKKNEESKVTFHKGKALHSKEYISSHFMGVEQSNTSIVYNDNLVLKIFRRIYISMNPDYEISRFLTERMNFKHSPAYTGSISIVSSDGNITLGLMQELVPNQGDAWKYMLEEVDRIFDNLNAKKILISKLPDIDLFKRLKLNDVPHEIIDWAGLSIFLKIQTLATRTAEMHIALGSDIHETAFTPLTYNGDYSVWLKNRLTYQFQNRLNILENNLHKLDGLALELANQFLDHKKEIRKAFLDFDWTQMKSERIRIHGDYHLGQVLVNGDDFYILDFEGEPESTIRDRKVKQPPLKDVAGMFRSFHYSIYATIFNSNDKYPYEQEELFQASEILYKYFVGVFLNTYVEVAQAGNLNIGYQKEIDFLLRYCLLEKAIYELGYELNSRPRWSVIPLRGIASIMNF; this comes from the coding sequence ATGGTTGATAAAATTAACGAAGCCGAATATCAAAATCCGTTTGTATTTCATACAGATTGGGAAGATGCGCTTGAAGACGAAAATTTTAATAAAATTTTTGCCTCCGATATTTTAGAAAATTACATTATCAATAAAAGATGGTACGGAGGCAAAGCCAGTACTTTAAAATATATTGAGATTGTGCATTCTTTTAAAATAGCTTCAAATGACAATACATATTACGGCGTTTTATTAGAAGTTAATTTTAAAGAAGCCTTTTATCAACATTACTTCATGCCATTGGCTTTTATGTCTGAAGAGGATTTAGATACCAATACCGTTATTGCTCCAGTTATTATGAACGAGCAGGAGGGATATCTCGTGGATGCTTTACATCAAGAAGATTTTAGAAAATTACTTTTTGATAAAATCATCCATTCCAAAAAAAATGAAGAGTCAAAAGTTACTTTTCACAAAGGAAAAGCATTGCATAGCAAAGAATATATTTCATCTCACTTTATGGGAGTAGAACAAAGTAATACTTCTATAGTTTACAATGATAATCTTGTTCTGAAAATTTTCAGAAGAATTTACATCAGCATGAATCCTGATTATGAAATTAGCCGGTTCCTTACTGAAAGAATGAATTTTAAGCATTCACCTGCTTATACAGGAAGCATTAGTATAGTTTCCTCTGATGGAAATATTACCCTTGGTTTAATGCAAGAATTAGTTCCAAATCAAGGAGATGCATGGAAATATATGTTGGAAGAAGTAGATCGAATTTTCGATAATTTGAATGCCAAAAAAATTTTAATAAGTAAACTTCCGGATATAGATTTGTTCAAAAGATTAAAATTAAATGATGTTCCGCATGAAATCATTGATTGGGCAGGATTGAGTATTTTTCTAAAAATCCAAACCTTGGCTACAAGAACTGCCGAAATGCATATTGCTTTGGGTAGTGATATTCATGAAACAGCATTTACACCCCTTACTTATAATGGAGATTATTCTGTTTGGTTAAAAAACAGATTAACCTATCAGTTTCAAAACCGCTTAAATATTTTGGAAAACAATTTGCATAAATTGGATGGTTTAGCTTTAGAGTTAGCCAATCAATTTTTGGATCATAAAAAAGAAATAAGAAAAGCGTTCCTTGATTTTGACTGGACACAAATGAAATCAGAGCGGATTCGTATTCATGGAGATTACCATTTAGGCCAAGTTTTGGTTAATGGAGATGATTTTTATATACTCGATTTTGAAGGTGAGCCAGAAAGCACAATTCGCGACCGTAAAGTAAAACAACCTCCTTTAAAAGATGTTGCAGGAATGTTTCGTTCTTTTCATTACTCTATTTATGCCACTATTTTTAACAGTAATGATAAATATCCGTATGAACAAGAAGAACTTTTTCAAGCTAGCGAAATTTTATATAAATATTTTGTTGGCGTTTTTCTGAATACATACGTCGAAGTGGCTCAAGCAGGTAATCTAAATATTGGATATCAAAAAGAAATTGATTTTTTATTAAGATATTGTCTTCTGGAAAAAGCTATATATGAACTGGGCTATGAATTAAATTCCAGACCTAGATGGTCTGTGATTCCTTTGAGAGGAATTGCTAGTATAATGAATTTTTAA
- a CDS encoding glycogen synthase, translated as MEIFHIGAECYPVAKVGGLADVIGSLPKYQSNEENSVRVVIPSYQTAFRSENDFECVHWGKLKLGNFNFPFSVLKETSNKLGFELYLIEIPELFDRPNIYNYRDDIERFLSFQIATLDWILGRSSIPDIIHCHDHHTGLIPFMKKYCPKYDKLKDIPTLITIHNGLYQGIFTFNKLYYLPEFDLINIKELEWGNCINSLAAAIKCSDEVTTVSPSYLNELNHSDNGLETLFQQVRHKSKGILNGIDIDVWDPNKDPMLEINYSTATMDEGKLKNKEELCAHFNMDPTKPLFSFIGRLYNEKGADLLPKVVSSALTTFKGEINILILGYGDVEIENQLKQLLSVYNGNYNTFIGYNEELAHKTYASSDFILIPSRVEPCGLNQMYALRYGTIPIVRKTGGLKDTIVDFEDNGNGICHDQASVEDVCDSIQRAVDLYKNKENINQIRIKGMNTDHSWKNVSQEYLELYNLIIAKTYES; from the coding sequence ATGGAAATATTTCACATTGGAGCAGAATGTTACCCAGTGGCAAAAGTGGGTGGTTTAGCCGATGTAATTGGATCATTGCCAAAATACCAAAGCAATGAAGAAAATAGTGTTCGTGTCGTCATTCCAAGTTATCAAACAGCATTTCGATCTGAAAATGATTTTGAATGTGTTCATTGGGGGAAATTAAAATTAGGTAACTTTAATTTTCCGTTTAGTGTATTGAAAGAAACGTCAAATAAGTTAGGATTTGAGCTCTATTTAATAGAAATACCGGAACTTTTTGACCGCCCCAATATTTATAATTACAGAGATGATATTGAACGTTTTTTATCATTTCAAATTGCAACATTAGACTGGATTTTAGGACGAAGTTCTATTCCTGATATTATACATTGTCACGATCATCATACGGGGTTAATCCCTTTTATGAAAAAATATTGCCCAAAATATGATAAACTAAAGGATATACCTACGCTAATTACCATTCACAATGGATTGTATCAGGGGATATTTACATTTAATAAATTATATTATTTACCTGAATTTGATTTGATTAACATAAAAGAACTAGAATGGGGAAATTGCATTAATTCTTTGGCAGCAGCAATAAAATGTTCTGATGAAGTTACCACTGTTTCACCAAGTTATCTCAATGAACTAAATCATTCTGACAATGGACTTGAGACATTATTCCAACAGGTTCGACACAAATCAAAAGGTATCTTAAATGGCATTGATATTGATGTTTGGGATCCTAATAAAGATCCAATGCTCGAAATAAATTATTCGACAGCAACAATGGACGAAGGGAAGCTAAAAAATAAAGAGGAATTGTGTGCGCATTTCAATATGGATCCAACAAAACCGCTTTTTAGTTTTATTGGCAGATTATATAATGAAAAAGGAGCCGATTTACTTCCGAAAGTAGTGTCATCAGCTTTGACAACTTTTAAGGGAGAAATCAATATTTTAATTTTAGGGTATGGAGATGTCGAAATAGAAAATCAACTCAAGCAATTACTTTCTGTTTATAATGGAAATTATAATACATTTATTGGTTACAACGAAGAATTAGCACACAAGACATATGCAAGTTCTGATTTTATATTAATCCCATCACGGGTGGAACCTTGTGGATTGAATCAAATGTATGCATTGCGATATGGAACAATACCGATAGTAAGAAAAACTGGAGGACTAAAAGACACAATTGTTGATTTTGAAGATAACGGAAATGGAATTTGTCATGATCAAGCTTCAGTCGAAGATGTTTGCGATTCTATTCAAAGAGCAGTCGATTTGTATAAAAACAAAGAAAATATAAACCAAATAAGAATAAAAGGAATGAATACTGATCATTCTTGGAAGAACGTTAGCCAAGAATACTTAGAATTATATAATTTAATTATTGCAAAGACATATGAAAGCTAA
- a CDS encoding alpha-1,4-glucan--maltose-1-phosphate maltosyltransferase, with protein MQNQTRIIIENVLPQLNGGSFAIKRIVGQKVVVTADVFSDGHDVIQCCVKFKHESENNWQDVRMTPTHNDEWFAEFHVEKQGKYTYFIEGWVDYALNWQHGTERKINDNQYVKSELLEGAEYIRAILNTVDASENEYLNRLVYYFTTESEYDNAVQEAKSEELTRIFNKYPILFLENKSIDLEIYVDRKKALFSTWYEFFPRSASEEDGKHGTFKDCERLLPRVAEMGFDTLYFPPIHPIGEVNRKGKNNSTNAECGDVGSPWGIGSHHGGHKSTHPELGSIEDFKELVKKAQDLGIEVAMDYALQAAPDHPYVKDFPQWFKWRPDGTVQYAENPPKKYQDIQPIYFESSDWKNLWKELLDVALFWIEECNIKIYRVDNPHTKPFYFWGWLIAEIKKKHPDVLFLAEAFTRPKIMNELAKQGFSQSYTYFTWRNSKKELTEYVEELTQTEQKEFYRPNFWPNTPDINPFALQNGNESVHLQKYFLAATLSSNVGIYGPVFEYMVSTPMAPGKEEYLDSEKYQYYKWDWTIQNKLTTLIARINNIRKEQISLQQTNNIVFCETNNDQVIAYYKFDDDKQDETLMIVSLDAFHTGRAMIKLPLDKIGTQNIRVTDLITGNTYSWDNEWNYVELPPELPFHLFKIQK; from the coding sequence ATGCAAAATCAAACTCGTATAATTATAGAAAATGTTTTGCCACAACTCAATGGTGGCAGCTTTGCAATAAAAAGAATTGTAGGTCAAAAAGTAGTGGTCACCGCAGATGTTTTTTCAGATGGACATGATGTTATTCAGTGCTGCGTAAAATTCAAACACGAATCTGAAAACAATTGGCAAGATGTTCGAATGACACCTACACACAATGATGAATGGTTTGCCGAATTTCATGTTGAAAAGCAAGGGAAATATACTTATTTTATTGAAGGATGGGTAGACTATGCATTGAACTGGCAACACGGTACCGAGCGAAAAATTAATGACAATCAATATGTAAAATCAGAATTACTGGAGGGTGCGGAATATATTCGAGCCATTCTTAATACTGTTGATGCTTCTGAAAATGAATATCTCAATCGACTCGTTTATTATTTCACAACAGAGTCTGAATATGATAATGCTGTTCAAGAAGCAAAATCCGAAGAACTTACTAGAATTTTCAATAAATACCCAATACTCTTTTTAGAAAACAAATCGATAGATTTAGAAATATATGTCGATCGTAAAAAAGCACTTTTCAGTACTTGGTATGAATTTTTCCCACGTTCAGCATCTGAAGAAGATGGTAAACACGGTACTTTTAAAGATTGTGAAAGATTGCTACCCAGAGTTGCCGAAATGGGATTTGATACACTTTATTTCCCTCCAATTCATCCAATTGGTGAAGTGAATAGAAAAGGTAAAAACAATTCCACAAATGCCGAATGTGGTGATGTTGGTTCTCCTTGGGGAATTGGCTCTCATCATGGTGGGCACAAATCAACTCATCCAGAATTAGGATCAATTGAAGATTTCAAAGAATTGGTTAAAAAAGCCCAAGATTTAGGAATCGAAGTAGCTATGGATTATGCCTTACAAGCCGCTCCGGATCATCCTTATGTAAAAGATTTTCCGCAATGGTTCAAATGGAGACCTGATGGAACGGTTCAATATGCCGAAAATCCACCAAAAAAATACCAAGATATTCAGCCTATTTATTTTGAAAGTTCCGACTGGAAAAATCTTTGGAAAGAACTATTGGATGTTGCATTATTTTGGATTGAAGAATGCAATATTAAAATATATAGAGTTGATAATCCGCACACAAAGCCTTTTTACTTCTGGGGTTGGTTAATTGCCGAAATCAAAAAAAAGCATCCCGATGTTTTGTTTTTGGCAGAAGCTTTTACACGTCCGAAAATAATGAACGAATTGGCCAAACAAGGTTTCAGCCAGTCCTACACTTATTTCACATGGAGAAATTCCAAAAAAGAATTAACCGAATATGTTGAAGAGTTAACCCAAACAGAACAGAAAGAATTTTACAGACCTAATTTTTGGCCCAATACGCCAGACATTAATCCTTTTGCTTTGCAAAATGGAAACGAATCAGTTCACTTGCAAAAATACTTTTTGGCTGCAACCTTAAGTTCTAACGTTGGAATTTACGGCCCTGTTTTTGAATACATGGTCAGTACTCCAATGGCTCCTGGAAAAGAAGAATATCTTGATTCCGAAAAATACCAATACTACAAATGGGACTGGACAATTCAAAACAAACTCACCACTCTAATTGCACGCATCAATAACATCAGAAAAGAACAAATTTCGTTGCAACAAACCAATAATATTGTTTTTTGCGAGACCAATAATGACCAAGTAATAGCATATTATAAATTTGATGATGATAAACAAGATGAAACGCTGATGATCGTAAGCTTAGATGCATTTCACACAGGCAGAGCAATGATTAAACTGCCTTTAGACAAAATTGGAACTCAAAACATTAGAGTTACCGATTTGATTACTGGAAATACCTATTCATGGGATAATGAATGGAATTATGTTGAACTTCCTCCAGAATTGCCTTTTCATCTATTTAAAATTCAGAAATAA
- a CDS encoding M48 family metallopeptidase encodes MKKYLLIGAGVIGLFYACATNPITGKNELNFVSNTELFPSSFQQYGTFLKENKIISGTADAKRVEVVGLKIKTAAEKYLAYLGQTGYLNGYQWEYKLIDSKEINAWCMPGGKIVVYSGILPITKDEAGLATVLGHEVSHALANHGAQRMSASQLQELGAVGVAVATGQQSAEKQQMWQQYYGLGSEVGVMLPFSRNHESEADKIGLTLMAIAGYNPDEAIVFWQRMTTQSGGQSPPEFLSTHPSDATRMANLKALIPEARAMAAKVNASYK; translated from the coding sequence ATGAAAAAATATTTATTAATAGGTGCAGGTGTAATTGGTTTATTTTATGCTTGCGCTACTAATCCTATAACAGGGAAAAACGAACTAAATTTTGTTTCCAACACTGAATTATTTCCTTCTTCATTCCAACAATATGGAACTTTTTTGAAGGAGAATAAAATAATTTCGGGAACGGCTGATGCCAAAAGGGTAGAAGTAGTTGGATTAAAAATTAAAACAGCGGCTGAAAAATATTTAGCTTATCTGGGACAGACCGGATATTTAAATGGTTACCAATGGGAGTATAAATTAATTGACAGCAAAGAAATTAACGCCTGGTGTATGCCTGGAGGAAAAATCGTTGTTTATTCAGGAATTTTACCAATAACTAAAGATGAAGCTGGTTTAGCAACCGTTTTAGGACACGAGGTTTCTCATGCATTGGCAAATCATGGCGCACAAAGAATGAGTGCCTCACAATTGCAAGAATTAGGTGCAGTAGGAGTTGCAGTTGCGACAGGTCAGCAAAGTGCTGAAAAACAACAAATGTGGCAACAATATTATGGTTTAGGTTCTGAAGTAGGAGTAATGCTTCCATTTAGTCGAAACCATGAAAGCGAAGCCGATAAAATTGGACTTACTTTAATGGCAATAGCTGGTTACAATCCAGATGAAGCTATTGTTTTTTGGCAAAGAATGACAACACAATCGGGAGGTCAATCACCACCAGAATTCTTAAGTACACACCCTTCTGATGCTACAAGAATGGCAAATTTAAAGGCATTGATTCCAGAAGCAAGAGCAATGGCTGCAAAAGTTAATGCCTCTTATAAATAA
- a CDS encoding alpha/beta fold hydrolase, whose translation MTKNTTNHTKPLKIPKIIILSSKLIAFLSTKWVTIYASKLFTTPIKHKIPKREIEMDKKSVQQIIIVPSIKRKVNVYEYGKSSKKVLLVHGWSGRGTQLCKIADEMIRLGYSTVSFDAPAHGKSPGNSTIMVDFIASVIEIDKQFGPFEIAIGHSLGGMTVMNAIKEGLQVKKAVIIGSGDIVQDITDDFIAKLGLKPEISKLLCERFEKKYGGIMDDYSAYKAAETTLIPTLVIHDENDPEVPVKAGIHIHQHLKNGELMLTKRLGHRKILADHQVIEKITNFIEK comes from the coding sequence ATGACAAAAAATACCACAAATCATACTAAGCCTTTGAAAATTCCCAAAATTATAATCCTATCCAGTAAGCTTATTGCCTTTTTGTCTACAAAATGGGTTACGATTTATGCATCTAAATTGTTTACAACGCCGATAAAACATAAGATTCCTAAACGAGAAATTGAAATGGACAAAAAGAGCGTACAACAAATAATTATTGTTCCTTCCATAAAAAGAAAAGTAAATGTATATGAGTATGGAAAAAGCAGTAAAAAAGTTTTATTGGTTCACGGATGGTCAGGTAGAGGAACCCAATTATGTAAAATTGCTGATGAAATGATCAGATTGGGATATTCGACTGTTAGTTTTGATGCGCCAGCACATGGAAAATCTCCAGGAAATTCAACTATCATGGTTGATTTTATTGCTTCAGTTATTGAAATAGACAAACAATTTGGACCTTTTGAAATTGCTATTGGTCACTCTTTGGGGGGAATGACAGTTATGAATGCTATAAAAGAAGGGCTTCAAGTAAAAAAAGCTGTAATTATTGGCAGTGGAGATATTGTACAAGATATTACAGATGATTTTATTGCCAAATTGGGATTAAAACCCGAAATAAGCAAACTATTATGTGAGCGTTTTGAAAAAAAATATGGAGGAATCATGGACGATTACAGTGCCTACAAAGCAGCTGAAACGACTTTAATTCCGACTTTGGTAATTCACGATGAAAACGATCCTGAAGTACCTGTAAAAGCTGGAATTCATATACATCAGCATCTTAAAAACGGAGAATTAATGTTGACTAAAAGATTAGGTCACAGAAAGATACTTGCGGATCATCAAGTAATTGAAAAAATAACTAATTTTATTGAAAAATAA
- a CDS encoding glucose-1-phosphate adenylyltransferase produces MKAKRKKVIAIILGGGQGSRLYPLTARRSKPAVPIGGKYRLVDIPISNCMNSDIYKMFVLTQFNSASLNAHIKNTYNFSIFSQSFVDILAAEQTPDNPTWFQGTADAVRQCMPHFLNHEFDYALILSGDQLYQMDFNAMLEAHIDAEADITIATLPVNDKDAPEFGILKTNSESCIDCFIEKPAKELLPDWKSEVSDEMKSQGKHYLASMGIYIFNRKLLIDLMANPETKDFGKEIIPQAVGNKKLLSYQYEGYWTDIGNIDSFFEANIGLTDDIPQFNLFDNNNKIYTRPRLLSPSKFHKTMVERSLISEGCIIHAKAITKSVIGNRSRIGEDTVIQHCYVMGNDFYQNIDDINDDNTNGIPLIGIGERCFIDNAIVDKNCRIGNDVYVKGGKHLADTSNDLYCVKEGIIVIRKGAIIPNNFIIK; encoded by the coding sequence ATGAAAGCTAAAAGAAAAAAAGTTATCGCTATTATTTTAGGAGGAGGTCAAGGTTCAAGATTGTATCCCTTAACTGCCAGAAGGTCAAAACCTGCAGTTCCGATAGGAGGAAAATATCGATTGGTAGACATCCCAATTTCAAATTGCATGAATTCCGACATTTATAAAATGTTTGTGCTGACGCAATTCAATTCAGCTTCTTTGAATGCCCATATAAAGAACACTTATAATTTCAGTATTTTCAGTCAGTCCTTCGTAGATATTTTAGCAGCTGAGCAAACACCGGACAACCCAACTTGGTTTCAAGGAACTGCGGATGCCGTAAGACAATGTATGCCTCACTTTTTAAACCATGAGTTTGATTATGCTTTAATTCTTTCGGGCGATCAGTTGTACCAAATGGATTTTAACGCAATGCTTGAAGCTCACATTGATGCAGAAGCCGATATTACCATAGCCACTTTGCCTGTAAATGACAAAGACGCTCCTGAATTTGGGATATTGAAAACAAATTCAGAAAGTTGTATTGATTGTTTTATAGAAAAACCTGCCAAGGAGTTATTACCCGATTGGAAATCGGAGGTAAGTGATGAGATGAAAAGCCAAGGAAAGCATTATTTGGCCTCTATGGGTATTTATATTTTCAACAGAAAATTATTAATCGATTTGATGGCTAATCCAGAAACAAAAGATTTTGGAAAGGAAATCATACCACAAGCCGTTGGGAATAAAAAACTATTGAGTTATCAATACGAAGGTTATTGGACAGATATAGGTAACATTGACTCCTTTTTTGAAGCCAATATCGGTTTAACGGATGATATTCCTCAATTCAATTTATTTGATAACAATAATAAAATTTATACCAGACCTCGTTTATTATCCCCTTCTAAGTTTCATAAAACAATGGTTGAAAGATCATTAATCTCTGAGGGCTGCATTATTCATGCTAAAGCAATTACCAAATCTGTTATTGGGAATAGATCCCGAATAGGCGAGGACACAGTGATTCAACACTGTTATGTTATGGGTAATGATTTTTACCAAAATATCGATGATATTAATGACGATAACACGAACGGAATACCATTAATAGGAATAGGAGAAAGATGTTTTATTGATAATGCCATCGTGGATAAAAACTGTAGAATCGGTAACGATGTATATGTAAAAGGAGGTAAGCATTTGGCCGATACATCAAATGATTTGTATTGTGTAAAAGAAGGGATTATCGTGATCAGAAAAGGAGCTATAATACCAAATAATTTCATTATTAAATAA
- the glgB gene encoding 1,4-alpha-glucan branching protein GlgB has translation MNKVQTHSLFTDFDIDLFKAGKHFRLYEKLGAHLIEVDGVKGVYFAVWAPSARTVSVIGDFNYWIQGEHPLQVRWDSSGIWEGFIPGIEQGTTYKYKIQSNNGGIITEKADPFAFYCEKPPHTASVIWDLDYKWKDKKWMQTRKEHNDLNKPYSVYEVHLGSWKRHGEENRFLTYLEFAEDLVKYVKETGFTHVEFMPVMEYPYDPSWGYQLVGYFAPTSRFGEPQDFMVLVDKLHQAGIGVILDWVPSHFPDDAHGLGFFDGSNLFEHPDRRKGYHPDWKSLVFNYGRNEVRSFLISNALFWLQHYHIDGLRVDAVASMLYLDYSREEGEWEPNIYGGRENLDTISFLKDFNEAVYANYDGVQTIAEESTSFPMVSRPTFVGGLGFGMKWMMGWMHDTLEYFQKETVYRKYHQNDLTFSMTYTYTENFMLPLSHDEVVYGKRSIAGRMPGDEWQKFANLRLLYGYMFMHPGTKLLFMGAEFGQSSEWNFESSLDWHLLQYPFHEGIKKVITKLNKLYKTEPALYEKQFSPEGFEWINYSDHENAVMSFIRKGNNPEDNLIVVLNFTEVVRENYRIGVHKTGKLVELFNSDDSDFGGSGVKNTKKLSIETNPYDGKEYSTALLLPPLSVVIFKIS, from the coding sequence ATGAACAAAGTACAAACCCATTCGCTTTTTACAGATTTTGACATTGATTTATTCAAAGCAGGGAAACATTTTAGACTTTACGAAAAATTAGGAGCACATCTTATTGAAGTTGATGGAGTAAAAGGTGTTTATTTCGCCGTATGGGCGCCATCGGCAAGAACAGTTTCAGTAATTGGTGACTTCAACTACTGGATTCAAGGTGAACACCCATTGCAGGTGCGTTGGGATTCATCAGGAATTTGGGAAGGTTTTATTCCCGGAATCGAGCAAGGGACTACCTATAAATATAAAATACAATCCAACAACGGAGGTATAATTACAGAAAAAGCAGATCCATTTGCTTTTTATTGCGAAAAACCACCTCATACTGCTTCGGTTATTTGGGATCTTGACTATAAATGGAAAGACAAAAAATGGATGCAAACCCGCAAAGAACATAATGACTTAAATAAACCGTATTCAGTTTATGAAGTTCATTTAGGTTCATGGAAAAGACATGGAGAAGAAAATCGATTTTTAACCTATTTAGAGTTTGCCGAAGATCTTGTAAAATATGTAAAAGAAACTGGATTTACTCATGTGGAGTTCATGCCGGTTATGGAATATCCTTATGATCCATCCTGGGGCTATCAATTAGTTGGATATTTTGCACCAACTTCCCGTTTTGGGGAACCACAGGATTTTATGGTATTGGTGGATAAATTACATCAGGCTGGGATTGGCGTGATTTTGGACTGGGTTCCTTCTCATTTTCCTGATGATGCCCATGGATTAGGTTTCTTCGACGGATCCAATTTATTTGAACATCCGGATCGTAGAAAAGGATATCATCCTGATTGGAAAAGTTTAGTTTTTAATTATGGACGAAATGAAGTTCGTTCCTTTCTAATTAGTAATGCGCTGTTTTGGCTGCAACATTATCATATCGATGGACTTAGAGTCGATGCAGTTGCATCTATGTTGTATTTGGATTATTCCAGAGAAGAAGGGGAGTGGGAACCTAATATTTATGGTGGAAGAGAAAATTTGGATACCATTAGCTTTTTGAAAGATTTTAATGAAGCCGTATATGCTAATTATGATGGGGTACAAACAATCGCCGAAGAAAGTACTTCTTTTCCAATGGTTTCAAGACCTACATTTGTTGGGGGATTAGGTTTTGGGATGAAATGGATGATGGGTTGGATGCATGATACATTGGAATATTTTCAAAAGGAAACGGTCTATAGAAAATACCACCAAAATGATTTGACATTCTCCATGACATATACCTACACCGAAAATTTTATGTTGCCGCTTTCACATGATGAAGTGGTATACGGAAAAAGATCTATTGCAGGAAGAATGCCTGGGGACGAATGGCAAAAATTTGCCAATCTGCGATTACTTTATGGCTATATGTTTATGCATCCCGGAACCAAATTATTATTCATGGGAGCCGAATTTGGACAAAGCAGCGAATGGAATTTTGAAAGTAGTTTAGATTGGCATTTGTTGCAATATCCATTTCATGAAGGGATAAAAAAGGTCATCACCAAACTTAATAAATTATATAAAACAGAGCCTGCTTTATATGAAAAACAGTTTAGCCCTGAAGGTTTTGAATGGATTAATTATTCAGATCATGAAAATGCGGTAATGTCGTTTATTAGAAAAGGAAACAATCCCGAAGACAATTTAATAGTTGTTCTTAATTTTACCGAAGTAGTGCGTGAAAATTATCGAATAGGTGTACATAAAACAGGGAAACTTGTAGAACTATTCAATAGTGATGATTCTGATTTTGGCGGAAGCGGAGTAAAAAATACAAAAAAACTAAGTATTGAAACCAATCCTTATGATGGTAAAGAATATTCTACCGCTTTATTACTTCCACCACTAAGTGTTGTGATTTTTAAAATATCCTAG